Proteins from a genomic interval of Macaca mulatta isolate MMU2019108-1 chromosome 18, T2T-MMU8v2.0, whole genome shotgun sequence:
- the RAX gene encoding retinal homeobox protein Rx, protein MHLPGCAPAMADGSFSLAGHLLRSPGGSTSRLHSIEAILGFTKDDGILGTFPAERGARGAKERDRRLGARPACPKAPEGGTETSPPPAPAPAPEYEGPRPYCPKEPGEARPSPGLPVGPATGEAKLSEEEQPKKKHRRNRTTFTTYQLHELERAFEKSHYPDVYSREELAGKVNLPEVRVQVWFQNRRAKWRRQEKLEVSSMKLQDSPLLSFSRSPPSATLSPLGAGPGSGGGPAGGALPLESWLGPPLPGGGATALQSLPGFGPPAQSLPASYTPPPPPPPPPPFLNSPPLGPGLQPLAPPPPSYPCGPGFGDKFPLDEADPRNSSIAALRLKAKEHIQAIGKPWQAL, encoded by the exons ATGCACCTGCCGGGCTGCGCGCCAGCCATGGCCGACGGGAGCTTCTCGCTTGCGGGCCACCTGCTCCGCAGCCCGGGAGGGAGCACCTCGCGATTGCACAGCATCGAGGCCATCCTGGGGTTTACCAAGGACGACGGGATCCTCGGCACCTTCCCCGCGGAGCGGGGTGCCCGGGGCGCGAAGGAGCGGGATAGGAGGCTGGGCGCGCGGCCCGCCTGCCCCAAGGCGCCCGAGGGAGGCACCGAAacctccccgccgccagccccggcgcCGGCCCCAGAGTACGAAG GCCCTCGCCCCTACTGCCCCAAGGAGCCCGGAGAGGCACGGCCGAGCCCAGGACTGCCCGTCGGGCCAGCCACCGGCGAAGCGAAACTGTCAGAGGAGGAACAGCCCAAGAAAAAGCACCGGCGGAATCGCACGACTTTCACCACGTACCAGCTGCATGAGCTGGAGCGCGCGTTCGAGAAGTCCCACTACCCGGACGTGTACAGCCGCGAGGAGCTGGCCGGCAAGGTCAACCTACCCGAGGTCCGGGTCCAG GTGTGGTTCCAGAACCGACGGGCTAAGTGGCGGCGGCAGGAGAAGCTGGAAGTGTCCTCCATGAAGCTGCAGGATTCGCCCCTCCTCTCCTTCAGCCGCTCTCCGCCCTCGGCGACACTGTCGCCCCTCGGGGCGGGCCCGGGCAGCGGTGGCGGGCCGGCTGGGGGCGCGCTGCCGCTGGAGTCCTGGCTCGGGCCGCCGCTGCCGGGCGGGGGCGCCACGGCGCTACAGAGCCTGCCGGGCTTTGGGCCGCCGGCGCAGAGCCTGCCCGCCAGTTAcacgccgccgccgccgccgccgccgccgccgcccttCCTGAACTCCCCACCGCTGGGCCCAGGCCTGCAGCCTCTTGCGCCGCCGCCGCCCTCCTACCCGTGCGGGCCCGGCTTCGGGGATAAGTTCCCGCTGGACGAGGCGGACCCGCGCAACAGCAGCATCGCGGCGCTGCGTCTGAAAGCCAAGGAGCACATCCAGGCCATCGGGAAGCCGTGGCAGGCCCTCTAG